From Microcebus murinus isolate Inina chromosome 13, M.murinus_Inina_mat1.0, whole genome shotgun sequence, the proteins below share one genomic window:
- the NHLRC3 gene encoding NHL repeat-containing protein 3, which yields MARFWVCAAGAGLFLAFLVLHSRFCGPPVLRNFAFQISWRTEKILYRLDVGWPKYSEYFTGTTFCVAVDSLNGLVYVAQRGDNIPKVLVFTEDGFFLRSWNYTVDTPHGIFAASTLHEQSVWITDVGSGSYGHTVKKYNSFGDLVQILGTPGKKGTGLNPLQFDNPAELYVEDTGDIYIVDGDGGLNNRLIKLSQDFMILWLRGENGTGPAKFNIPHSVTVDSAGRVWVADRGNKRIQVFDKDTGEWLGTWNNCFTEEGPSSVRFSPDGQYLIVAQLNLSRLSILAAPPVGSIGDCSVISTIQLADQVLPHLLEVDRKTGAIYVAEIGAKQVQKYTPLNGYVSSFGS from the exons ATGGCGAGATTCTGGGTCTGCGCTGCCGGTGCCGGCTTATTCCTTGCGTTCCTGGTTTTGCATTCGCGTTTTTGTGGCCCTCCA GTTTTAAGGAactttgcttttcaaatttcCTGGAGAACTGAGAAAATTCTTTACCGGCTGGATGTGGGTTGGCCTAAGTATTCAGAGTATTTTACTGGAACAACATTTTGTGTTGCAGTTGACTCCCTCAACGGATTGGTTTACGTAGCACAA AGAGGGGATAACATCCCAAAGGTATTAGTGTTCACAGAGGATGGATTTTTCCTTCGATCCTGGAATTATACAGTTGATACACCTCATGGTATATTTGCAGCCAGTACACTACATGAACAATCCGTCTGGATCACGGATGTAGGAAGTG GATCCTATGGTCATactgttaaaaaatacaattcCTTTGGTGATCTTGTTCAAATCTTGGGTACCCCAGGCAAAAAAGGCACTGGTTTGAATCCCCTGCAGTTTGATAATCCCGCAGAATTATATGTAGAGGACACAGGAGATATTTACATTGTGGATGGAGATGGAGGCTTGAATAACAGATTGATCAAACTGTCCCAAG ATTTCATGATCCTTTGGCTGCGTGGAGAAAATGGGACAGGACCTGCTAAGTTCAACATACCTCACAGTGTTACAGTTGATTCAGCTGGTCGG gtatggGTTGCTGACCgaggaaataaaagaatccaAGTATTTGATAAAGACACTGGAGAGTGGTTAGGAACATGGAATAATTGTTTCACAGAAGAGGGACCTTCTTCAGTCAG GTTTAGTCCTGATGGGCAGTACTTGATTGTGGCCCAGCTGAATCTGAGTCGGCTCTCTATTTTAGCAGCACCCCCCGTGGGAAGCATTGGTGACTGTTCTGTGATCAGCACAATCCAACTAGCAGATCAGGTTTTGCCGCATCTCTTAGAAGTCGATAGAAAGACTGGAGCAATCTATGTAGCAGAAATTGGAGCAAAACAAGTACAAAAATATACTCCGTTGAATGGCTATGTTTCTTCATTTGGTTCATAA